From Raphanus sativus cultivar WK10039 unplaced genomic scaffold, ASM80110v3 Scaffold1188, whole genome shotgun sequence, the proteins below share one genomic window:
- the LOC130503865 gene encoding ATP-dependent 6-phosphofructokinase 3-like: MAMNLNYIDPAYMIRAVPSNASDNVYCTLLTQSAVHGAMAGYTGYVSGLANERQTYIPFYRITEKQNHVVITDMMWARMLSSTNQPSFFSPKDVSDDKENPMSALLNDGNCNGPVDVPPVTKEITK; this comes from the exons ATGGCGATGAACCTCAATTACATTG ATCCAGCATACATGATCCGTGCTGTTCCTAGCAATGCTTCAGACAATGTTTATTGTACGCTTCTTACTCAGAGCGCAGTGCACGGTGCAATGGCTGGATACACTGGCTACGTCAGTGGTCTAGCGAACGAAAGACAAACCTATATTCCCTTCTAC AGAATAACGGAGAAACAGAACCATGTAGTGATCACAGACATGATGTGGGCGAGGATGCTGTCTTCAACGAACCAGCCGAGTTTCTTTAGCCCCAAAGATGTGTCTGATGATAAAGAGAACCCCATGTCGGCCCTTCTGAACGATGGCAACTGCAACGGCCCAGTCGATGTGCCTCCAGTGACCAAAGAGATCACCAAGTGA